A single region of the Actinoplanes sp. SE50/110 genome encodes:
- the fgd gene encoding glucose-6-phosphate dehydrogenase (coenzyme-F420): MIRFGYKASAEQFAPADLLRYGILAEELGFDSVFVSDHLQPWRHDGGHAPAALPWLGALAARTERVLVGTSVLTPTFRYHPAVVAQAFATLGCLAPGRAILGVGSGESLNEVALGTQWPDGKERFARLKEAVLLIQKLWAEDRVTYEGQFYKTENVTIYDKPSTPVPIYIGASGPAATRLAGRIGDGFITTSGKGHALYTDTLLPAVTEGAEKGGKKIDDLDLMIEVKVSFDDDIDRARNDTHYWGALALSPEEKTGVEDPVEMQRLADALPVERTATRWIVSSDPAEHAAKVTEYLDMGFKHLVFHAPGPDQERFLRLYAAEILPRLRDRS, from the coding sequence ATGATTCGGTTCGGGTACAAGGCGTCGGCGGAGCAGTTCGCTCCGGCTGACCTGCTCCGGTACGGCATTCTCGCCGAGGAGCTCGGTTTCGACTCGGTCTTCGTCAGCGATCACCTGCAACCGTGGCGGCACGACGGCGGGCACGCTCCGGCCGCGCTGCCGTGGCTCGGGGCACTCGCCGCGCGCACCGAAAGGGTCCTGGTCGGCACCAGCGTGCTGACCCCGACCTTCCGCTACCACCCGGCCGTCGTCGCGCAGGCCTTCGCCACCCTGGGCTGCCTCGCGCCCGGCCGCGCCATCCTCGGCGTCGGCTCCGGCGAGTCGCTCAACGAGGTGGCGCTCGGCACGCAGTGGCCGGACGGCAAGGAGCGGTTCGCCCGGCTCAAGGAAGCGGTCCTGCTGATCCAGAAGCTCTGGGCCGAGGACCGGGTGACGTACGAGGGGCAGTTCTACAAGACCGAGAACGTCACCATCTACGACAAGCCGTCGACGCCGGTCCCGATCTACATCGGCGCGTCCGGCCCGGCCGCGACCCGGCTGGCCGGCCGGATCGGGGACGGGTTCATCACGACCAGCGGCAAGGGGCACGCGCTCTACACCGACACGCTGCTGCCGGCCGTAACGGAGGGCGCGGAGAAGGGCGGCAAGAAGATCGACGACCTGGATCTGATGATCGAGGTCAAGGTGTCCTTCGACGACGACATCGACCGCGCCCGCAACGACACCCACTACTGGGGTGCGCTGGCGCTCTCCCCGGAGGAGAAGACCGGCGTCGAGGACCCGGTCGAGATGCAGCGGCTCGCCGACGCACTGCCGGTCGAGCGGACCGCCACCCGGTGGATCGTCTCCTCCGACCCGGCCGAGCACGCCGCCAAGGTGACCGAATACCTGGACATGGGCTTCAAGCACCTGGTGTTCCACGCGCCCGGGCCGGACCAGGAGCGCTTCCTGCGCCTCTACGCGGCCGAGATCCTGCCGCGGCTGCGCGACCGCTCCTGA
- a CDS encoding sigma-70 family RNA polymerase sigma factor — protein MANQPDTATVVAARAGDPAAIDRLVAGYLPLVYTIVGRALEGHADVDDVVQETMIRVLRSLGELREPEAFRSWLVAITVRQVRDRFRNRQSAPDALLDPDLRDPGADFTDLAITRLELSGQRRETAEATRWMDEDNRELLSLWWLEASGELTRDEIVDGTGLGRQHAAVRIQRMKGQLETARAVVRALHRQPICPELAVVIEPWDGRPNALWRKRIARHTRECRMCAGAWQDLVAAERLLAGMALIAPAPHFAKPLIATKLAAKVGLGAAQKALVTALAVSVIGGGGAAVYALSSQKDPAAPPVAAVVPAPVVPAAAAPRVSPSATPRRTAASPSAKAAVPAAAISAKKGVGVWKFTGSAAALKDVRAGWYYDWAAQNDDVPGPTGVEFVPMIWGRQNVTGATLRQAKSEGRVLLGFNEPDMGGQANMSVEDALAAWPQLQATGMRLVSPAVAYGGDTAGGWLDRFMAGAEAKKLRVDAIALHWYGSDFSAAAVSQFLGYVDAVHQRYGKPIWITEFGLMNFSGSPKYPSDAQKVAFIEGATAGLQKRSYVERYAWFGLPAVGDSVDFGLYRDGHSPTEAGKAYRAAG, from the coding sequence GACCATGATCCGGGTCTTGCGCAGCCTCGGTGAGCTGCGCGAGCCGGAGGCTTTCCGGTCCTGGCTGGTGGCGATCACGGTGCGCCAGGTGCGGGACCGGTTCCGCAACCGGCAGAGTGCCCCGGACGCGCTGCTCGACCCGGACCTGCGCGACCCCGGCGCCGACTTCACCGACCTGGCGATCACCCGGCTGGAGCTCTCCGGCCAGCGCCGGGAGACCGCCGAGGCGACCCGGTGGATGGACGAGGACAACCGGGAGCTGCTCTCGCTGTGGTGGCTGGAGGCCTCCGGCGAGCTGACCCGCGACGAGATCGTCGACGGCACCGGGCTGGGCCGGCAGCACGCCGCGGTCCGGATCCAGCGGATGAAGGGCCAGCTGGAGACGGCGCGGGCGGTGGTCCGGGCACTGCACCGGCAGCCCATCTGCCCGGAGCTGGCGGTGGTGATCGAGCCGTGGGACGGCCGGCCGAACGCGCTGTGGCGCAAGCGGATCGCCCGGCACACCCGGGAGTGCCGGATGTGCGCCGGCGCCTGGCAGGACCTGGTCGCGGCCGAGCGGCTGCTGGCCGGCATGGCCCTGATCGCGCCGGCGCCGCACTTCGCGAAGCCGTTGATCGCCACCAAGCTCGCCGCCAAGGTGGGTCTGGGCGCCGCGCAGAAGGCGCTGGTCACCGCCCTCGCGGTCAGCGTGATCGGCGGGGGTGGAGCGGCGGTCTACGCGTTGAGCTCGCAGAAGGACCCGGCGGCACCCCCGGTCGCGGCCGTCGTGCCGGCACCGGTGGTCCCGGCCGCGGCGGCGCCGCGGGTCAGCCCGTCGGCCACGCCGCGGCGTACCGCCGCTTCCCCCTCGGCGAAGGCCGCCGTGCCGGCCGCCGCGATCTCGGCGAAGAAGGGCGTCGGCGTCTGGAAGTTCACCGGCTCGGCGGCGGCCCTCAAGGACGTCCGGGCCGGCTGGTACTACGACTGGGCCGCGCAGAACGACGACGTCCCCGGCCCCACCGGTGTCGAGTTCGTGCCGATGATCTGGGGCCGGCAGAACGTCACCGGTGCCACGCTGCGGCAGGCGAAGTCCGAGGGCCGGGTGCTGCTCGGCTTCAACGAGCCGGACATGGGCGGGCAGGCCAACATGAGCGTCGAGGACGCCCTGGCCGCCTGGCCGCAGCTCCAGGCGACCGGGATGCGCCTGGTCAGCCCGGCGGTGGCGTACGGCGGGGACACCGCCGGCGGCTGGCTCGACCGGTTCATGGCCGGCGCCGAGGCGAAGAAGCTGCGGGTCGACGCGATCGCCCTGCACTGGTACGGCTCGGACTTCAGCGCCGCGGCGGTCAGCCAGTTCCTCGGTTACGTCGACGCGGTGCACCAGCGGTACGGCAAGCCGATCTGGATCACCGAGTTCGGCCTGATGAACTTCTCCGGATCGCCGAAATACCCCAGCGACGCCCAGAAGGTGGCCTTCATCGAGGGCGCCACGGCGGGGTTGCAGAAACGGTCGTACGTCGAGCGTTACGCCTGGTTCGGGCTGCCGGCCGTCGGTGACAGCGTCGACTTCGGCCTCTACCGGGACGGGCACAGCCCCACCGAGGCGGGCAAGGCCTACCGCGCCGCGGGATAG